CCGTCAAGCCGCAGCGAGGTTGGCCGGGAAGGATTACATTCCCTTTCCCTCAGGCCGGGTCCTCACCGGCTTCGTTCGTGTAGGGTGAATCAGTCGTTGACCGGGCCGCGGCCTTGACACCGCCGTGCCATCGGCGCCTTGCTCACTGCGGCCGTCGATCCCACCTCCTGCGAGGACGGGATCTGCGGCCGCGCCCGTTTCACGGGCGCCGTCCGGCACGAACGATCCTTCGGCCGAATTTGCTGGCAGGAGCGCGGCACCCGGATCAATCGGGGTTTTCCGCGCGGAGACGAGAGATGGGTTACAAGGTCGCCGTCGTCGGCGCCACGGGTAACGTGGGCCGCGAAATGCTCGATATCCTGGCCGAGCGGGCTTTCCCCGCCGACGAGGTCGTGGCTCTGGCCTCGCGCCGCAGCCAGGGTCAGGAAGTCTCCTACGGCGACAAGACGCTCAAGGTCAAAACGCTCGACACGTACGACTTCTCCGACACCGACATCTGCCTGATGTCGGCCGGCGGCGAGGCCTCGAAGGAGTGGTCGCCCCGCATCGGCCAGCAGGGCTGCGTGGTGATCGATAACTCGTCGGCGTTCCGCTACGACGCCGACGTGCCGCTGATCGTGCCCGAGGTGAATGCCGACGCCGTGGTCGGATTTACCAAGCGCAACATCATTGCCAACCCGAACTGCTCGACCGCGCAGCTGGTCGTCGCGCTGAAGCCGCTTCACGAGGCGGCCACGATCAAGCGCGTCGTGGTCTCGACCTACCAGTCGGTCTCCGGCGCCGGCAAGGAGGCGATGGACGAGCTGTTCAACCAGACCCGCGCCGTGTTCACCGCCGGCGAGATCAAGCAGGGCGGCAAGTTCACCAAGCGCATCGCCTTCAACGTCATCCCCCACATCGACGTGTTCATGGAGGATGGCTACACGAAGGAAGAGTGGAAGATGGTCGCCGAGACCAAGAAGATGCTCGACCCGAAGATCAAGCTGACGGCGACTGCCGTCCGCGTCCCGGTCTTCATCGGGCACGCGGAATCGGTGAACATCGAGTTCGAGCAGCCGCTCTCGGCCGAGAAGGCCACCGAGATCCTGCGCGCCGCCCCCGGCGTGCTGGTGATCGATAAGCGCGAGAACGGCGGCTACATGACGCCCCACGAGGCGGCCGGCGAGGACGCAACCTACATCTCGCGCATCCGCGAGGACGCGACGGTGGAGAACGGCCTGAACTTCTGGTGCGTCTCGGACAACCTGCGCAAGGGCGCCGCTCTGAACGCGGTTCAGATCGCCGAGGTCCTGATCAACCGCAAGCTGCTGAACCGGGCCAAGCACGCCGCGTAAGACCATTCCCCCTTCCGCCGGAGGGGGTCCCGGATCCGGGTTCGTGGGACAACATTCCTCGGATCCGTCACGCGCCTGTCATCGTTCAGGCTCACGCCGCTGCCCGGATCACTCGGAGATTCGGGTATGCGGCGCGTCATTCTTTCCTGTCTTGTCGGCTTGAGCCTCGCCGGATCGGCCCAGGCGCAGCCGCAAGCCCGCAACGTCGTCCTGTTCATCGCCGATGGGCTCCGCGACGGCATGGTAAATGCCGCGAATGCGCCGACCATGGACCGCCTGATGCGGGCCGGCGTGCGGTTCACCAATACGCACTCTCTCTTCCCGACTTTCACCATGCCGAACGCCACCGCCATGGCGACGGGCCATATGCTCGGGGATACCGGGCAGTTCGGGAACACGATCTACACGGCTTTCCCGGTCCCGGGTGCCGGCGAGAGCCTCACGCCGTTCCTGGAGAGCGACCCGGTCCTCGGCGATGTCGACGCGCACTTCGCGGGCAACTACCTCAACGAGGAGACGATCCTGCGCGCGGCCCATGCCCAGGGCCTCTCGACCGCCAGCATTGGCAAGCTCGGGCCGTCGCTGGTCTTCGACCACACGGCGCGTTCCGGACAGGACAGCATCCTGGTCGATGACAGCACGGGCCGTCCCGGCGGCATCCCGCTGAGCGAGGAACTCCGCACGCGTCTTGGCGCGGCCGGCTTGCCGACCCAGGCGCCGACGCGGGGCACCAACGGGCAGGCCGGGACCGCGGAGACGCCCGGAACCCTCTCGGCGAATGTCGAGCAACAGAGCTACTTCGCCGATGTGGCCACCAAGGCGGTCCTGCCGCTGTTCAGGGAACGCGGAAAACCGTTCGTGCTGGTGTTCTGGTCGCGCGATCCCGACGGGACGCAGCACAATCAGGGCGATAGTCTTGGGCGGCTGGTGCCGGGGATCAACGGTCCGACCAGCCTCGCGGCGATCCGCAACGTGGACACCAACCTGGCCACGCTGCTCGCCGCGCTGAAGGAACAGGGTCTTGCGGACAGCACGGACGTGATCCTCACCTCCGATCACGGCTTCTCGACCATCTCGAAGGAGAGCGCGACCAGCTTCTCCGCGACGCTAGCCTACAAGGGCGTCCCGAAGGGTCAGATTCCGCCGGGGTTCCTCGCCATCGATCTCGCACATGAACTCGGGCTCGGTCTGTTCGACCCCGATGCCAAGGGCGCCGTGCTCGCCGCCGACGCCTTCCCCAGTCGGGCCAACGGCCTGATCGGCACGGATCCGGCAAAGCCCGACGTGGTGGTTGCCGCCAATGGCGGCTCGGATCTGGTCTACCTGCCGGGTGGCGACAAGGCGCTGGCCCGCAAGGTGGTCGAGGCCCTGACGCGCCAAGACTACGTGAGCGGCCTCTTCGTGAGTGCCGCCCTGGGGCCGATCCCAGGGACGCTCCCGCTCTCCGCCATCGCCCTCGACGGCTCGGCGCTGACCCCGATGCCGGCGATCGTGGTCAATTTCCGAAGCTTCTCGACGGGCTGTTCAGATCCGACGACCTGCGGCGTCGAGGTCTCCGATACCGGATTGCAGCAGGGCCAGGGCATGCACGGCAGCTTCTCGCGTGCTGACACCCGCAACGTCATGGGTGCGATGGGCCCGAGCTTCCGCGCGGGCCTCGCGAGCCCCGTGCCGGCGAGCAATGCCGATCTCGGCAAGACGATCGCTCAGCTCCTCGGCCTCACGATCCCCGGCAAGGGCCAGTTGGTCGGGCGCGTCCTGACCGAGGCCCTCGCGAACGGCAGCACGCCGACCTTCGCGAGGGCGGTGCTCCGCTCGGAGCCGGATGCTGCCGGCCACATCACGGTGCTGGCCTATCAGACGGTGGGTGAGACCCGCTACTTCGATGCTGCCGGATATCCCGGCCGCACCCTCGGGCCCGACATCCCCGCGCTCACGGCAGCGGCGGAGGCGCATTGAGCCTCGCGCCTGTCGGCGTCGGGATGCTTCGTCCGTCCTCACCGCGCTGTAGAGCGCCGAGAAGGCTGTGCCGCCGCGCCCACCTTTCGGGATGGCCTCGGCGGGGAGCCTTGAAGGAGGTTTGAAGGGATCGCGCGGCTGTCCGGAGGCCCCGTCGAGGCCTCCGTTGCGCTCCGACGCCTCTGGATGAGGGCCGCGTATTGGATCGATGCGGTGCCGTGCGGCCCGACTAGGCCATGCCGAGCGCCTGCATGTACAGCTCCAGGATCGCTTCCTGCTCCTGGCGCTCGCTGTGATCCTGCTTGCGGATCCGCAGGATCGTCCGCACGGCCTTCGCGTCGAAGCCGCGGCCCTTCAGCTCGGCGAACACCTCCTTGATGTCGCCCATGATGCCGGCCTTCTCCTCCTCGAGGCGCTCGAGGCGCTCGATGAACTGCTTCAGCTCGTCGGCCGCGACGCCCTCGGCCGAGGAGACGTCGCCGCCGGGCCGCTGGGCAGCGGTGGGCATCGAATGGGCGTTCATGGGGCTCTCCGAAATGCACGGCGCGGTTGCGCCCTGACCCGTGGTTAACGGGCCGGCCTTACCGGAAGCTTAGCCGATTCCCGGGTCGAGGGGGACCGCGACGCCGCGTCAGTGCCCCTTCGCCTGCTGAGCGGCGAAGCCCGCCTGCTGCTCGGCGCTCGCCTCTTTCTGGTGCTGGGCCTTCCACGCGTCGTAGGGCATTCCGTAGACGGCCTCGCGGCTGGCATCCTTGGTGAGCGGGACGCCTTTCTCGTCGGCGGCATCCTTGAGCCAGTTCGACAGGCAGTTCCGGCAGAAGCCGGCGAGGTTCATCAGGTCGATGTTCTGCACGTCCGTGCGGTTGCGCAAGTGCGCGACGAGGCGGCGGAACACCGCCGCCTCGAGCTCGGTCTGGGTCTGCGGGTCGATCTCGCTCATCGGTCGTGGCGCTTTCCGGTTCTGGCTGTCCAGCCGCATTTCGGGGCCATCCGCCCGCGGATCAAGGCGCGATCAGCGGGCGCAGGATGCGGGCGAAGCGCTCGGCCCAGGCCTCCTGGCCCGCCTCGCCGGCGATCAGGTCTTGGCGGATCTCCACCAGCGCATTGCGCAGGCCGCGGGCGGTGGCGTGGCGGTCCATCGTGTCCCCCGGCAGGCCGCCACCGTAGGGCTGGTTGTCGCCGACGGTCAGACCGGCCGGGTCGGCCTCCAGCGCCTGGATCAGCGGCCGGGCGAAGCGCGCGTCACGGTCGTACAGAATCCCGACCTGCCAGGGCCGGGCGATGCCACGCCAGTAGGGCGTGAAGCTGTGCATGGTCAGGATCGCGGGCGGGCGGCCGGCTCGCTCCGCGGCAACCACCGCATCGTCGATCGCGGCATCGAAGGGCGCGTAGAACCGGGCGATCCGCGCCTGCTTGCCGGCCTCGTCGATGCGGGCATTACCCGGCACGACGGCACCATCGGAGAGCCGCATCACCAACGTCGGGTCGGCGCGACCGCGATTCGGGTCGATGATCAGGCGGGAGAAGTTCGTGAGAATTGCGGGCGCATTGAGCAGGGCCGCCAGCCGCCGCGTCACCCCCGCCGCACCGATATCGTACGCGATGTGCCGGGCGAACTCGGAGGCCGGCACGCCGAGATCGATGTCCGGCGGCACGTAATTCGAGGCGTGATCGCAGGCAATGACCAGCCGCAGCCGGGATTGCCGGGGATGATCTCGCAGGGGTGCACAGGCGATAGGGCCGCTTCTGTCTCCGGGCGGGTCACGGGGCTCCGAGGTCTTCAGTTCTGTGCGAGGGTGCCGATGGCGCTTGCCGTGGCGCGGCCGCTCGGGCAGATCACCTATCAAGGATCGTGCGCTCACGGCAAGAAACGGGCCCGCCGCCCCCGGAAGAAACGGGCGGGGATCGCGCGATATAATCGAGAGAGGAGCCCGTCCGACGCCATGACCGAGACCGTTCCGCCCGTCGCCGATCCGGCCATCCAGGCGCAGCGCGCCCTGCTCGAGGCGATCCTGACGGCCGCAATCCGCGCCGCCCATCCCGATCTCGCCCTGCCGCCGCATCTGCCCGCGCCGAGCCCGGGCCGGCTGATCATCCTGGCCGCCGGCAAGGCCGCGGGCAGCATGAGCGACGTGGCGAGCCGGTTCTATCGGCAGCAGCATGGGCTGGGCGAAGACCGGATCGTCGGCCTCGCTGTGGCGCGTCATGGCTACGGTCAGGAGGCGCCGGGAATCCACATGGTCGAGGCGGGCCACCCCGTTCCCGACGAAGCCGGCATCGCCGCCACCAAGGAGGCGCTCCGCCTCGCCACGGAGGCCGGCCCGGAGGACGAGGTCCTGGTGCTGCTCTCGGGCGGCGGCTCGGCCAACTGGATCGCGCCGGCCGGCGACCTGACGCTGATCGAGAAGCAGGCGATCACCCGGGCCATGCTCCGCTCGGGCGCGCCGATCGGCGAGATCAACACGGTGCGCAAGCACATCTCCCGCATCAAGGGCGGTCGCCTCGCCCTTGCCGCCCGCAACGCCCGACGGATCCTGACCCTGGCGATCTCGGACGTCCCGTTCGACGATCCGGCGGTGATCGCCTCCGGCCCGACGGTACCGGATCCCTCGACGCTCGCCGACGCCCGCGCCATCTGCGAGAAGCGCGGCATCCCGCTTCCCGAGGAGGCTGTGCGTCTCCTGAACGATCCGAACAACGAGACGCCGAAGGCCGGCGATCCGGCCTTCGCGCGGGCCGAATACCGGATCATCGCGCGCCCGATCGATGCCCTGAACGCGGCCGCCGAGGCGGCCCGGGCCGCGGGCTACGAGCCGGTGATGCTGGGCGCCGACCTAGAGGGCGAAGCCCGGGCGGTCGCGGCCGAGCACGCGGTGGAGGCCAAGCGCCACAAGGCGGCCGGGCGGCGCGTCGCGCTGATCTCGGGCGGCGAACTCACCGTCACGATCCGGGGCGAGGGCAACGGCGGTCCGAATCAGGAATACGCGATGGCGCTCGCGGTGGCGCTCGACGGGGAGCCCGGCATTTTCGGGATCAGTGCCGACACCGACGGAACCGATGGCGGCCGGGGCCTCGCCACCGACCCGGCGGGCGGTCTGATCGACCCCACCACCCTGGCGCGCGCCAAGGCCGCCGGCCTCGACCCGGCCGCGATGCTGGAGCAGAACGACTCCACCGCGTTCTTCGCGGCCCTCGGCGACCTCGTGAACCCCGGCCCGACCCGTACCAATGTCAACGACTGTCGCATCATTCTCGTCAATTAGGCGTCGCGTCCCGGCGGCTCAGGTTCTTCCAGCACTCACGGCATGCGGTCTCGCGCTCCTCTGCGCGACCCCGGCGCGAGCGGACCTGCGCCTGTGCAACCAGACCGGCAGCAAGGTCGGCATCTCGCTGGGCTACCGCGACCCGCAGGGCTGGGTGACGGAGGGCTGGTGGGACCTCGCACCGAAAGCCTGCGAGACTCTGCTCAAGGGCGCGCTGGCCGCGCGGTTTTACTACGTCTTCGCGGTCGACTACACGCGCGGCGGCGAGTGGAGCGGGCGCTCTTTGATGTGTACCCGCGATTCGGAATTCACGATTCGCGGCAACGAGGATTGTCTGGCCCGGGGATACGATCGTAACGGCTTCTTCGAAGTCGATACTGGCGAGCAGAAGAGCTGGACGATTCAGCTCACCGACCCTAACCGGGCCGACCCACCCGCGAAACCCTGACGTGACGACAGCGCCCTTGACGCTGTCCGGTCTGGGATGCTCACACCCGCAAAAAGAACAACGACTCGGCAATGCTTGCGGGCTTGCCGTGAAAACATTCGGAGGATGACGCTTGAAACGCTCGCGCCGCACGAAGATTGTTGCCACCCTGGGCCCGGCCTCCGATTCGCCCGAGATGATCGAGCGGCTGTTTCGCGCAGGCGTCGACGTCTTCCGGCTCAACATGAGCCATCTTCCGCGGGAGAAGCTGCCCGAGAAGGTCGAGGCCATCCGCACGATCGAGCGCGAGGCGAAGCGGCCGATCGGCATCCTGGTCGATCTGCAGGGACCGAAGCTGCGGCTCGGCACCTTCGCGGAGGGGGCCGCAATGATCGAAACTGGGGCCACCTTCGTGCTGGACGGCGATACGACGCCCGGCGACGCCACCCGGTGTCACCTGCCGCATCCCGAGATCCTCGAGGCGCTTGAGCCGGGCCACGCGATCCTGCTCGGCGACGGCAAGTTGCGGCTCTCCGTGGTCGAGACGTCGGAGAACCGGGCCGTCACCCGTGTCGAAGTCGGCGGGCGGATCTCGAACCGGAAGGGCGTGTCGCTGCCGCACACCGTGATCCCGGTGCCGGCGATGACCGACAAGGACCGGGCGGATCTCGATGCCGGGCTGAACGCCGGCGCCGACTGGATCGCCGTGTCTTTCGTCCAGCGGCCCGAGGACGTGGCCGAGGTGAAGAAGGTCTGCGCCGGGCGCGCCCTGGTCATGGCCAAGATCGAGAAGCCGCAGGCGCTGACGCGCCTCGACGAGATCCTGGAGATCTCCGACGGGCTGATGGTCGCCCGCGGCGACCTCGGCGTGGAGATGCCGCTCGAGCAGGTGCCGGGCGTGCAGAAGCGCATCACCCGTGGGGCGCGGCGCTACGGCAAGCCCGTCGTCGTGGCCACGCAGATGCTCGAATCCATGATCACGGCGCCCGTACCCACGCGCGCCGAGGTCTCGGACGTCGCGACAGCGGTCTACGAGGGCGCGGACGCCGTGATGCTGTCGGCCGAGAGCGCCTCCGGCGCCCATCCGATCGGCGCCGTGGAGACCATGAACCGCATCGCCGAGCAGGTGGAGCGGGACCAGATCTACTGGTCGATCATCCGGGCGCAGAGTGCGACGCCCGACGAGACCGCGGCCGACGCCATTGCAGCCGCCGCGCACCAGATGGTCGATGCCCTGAACCTCGACGCGATCATGGCGTGGACCAATTCCGGCTCGACGGCCCTGCGCCTCTCCCGTGAGCGCCCGAACGCCACCGTGATCGCCCTGACGCCGCGGCGCGAGACCGCGCGGCGCCTGGCCCTCGCCTGGGGCACACATCCGATCGTCACCAAGGATGCCAGCGACGTGGACGACATGTCGTTCCGCGCCGCCAAGTTCGCCGTGCGCGAGAAGTTCGCCGCTGTCGGCGACCGGGTGATCGTGGTGGCGGGCCTGCCGTTCGGCACCCCCGGGGCGACGAATCTCGTGCGGCTCACCTTCATCACCCGCGAGCACGCCGAGAAGGCCTGACGAGTCCTTGCGCACCGTCATCCCGGGGCCGCGCAGCGGAACCCGGGATCCAGAGCCGCCGACGCGCCAAGGATTCGCGGGGACTGAGGGTCTGGATTCCGGGCTCGCCTGCGGCGCCCCGGAACGACGGCGGAAATCATCGTTCGAGAGTGGCGACCGGTTAGCGGAGGACGGGACCCGATCGGCCCGCGGTTCAGCGGGTCGCGGCCGGCATGGCGCTGACCGATTTCTTCACCTCGCCTGAGAGCCGAACGATCTCCTCGGTCACGCGCTCCGCGGCCACGTACTGGAGCATGTGGCCGACCCCTGGAAGCAGCACGAGCCGGGCCCCCGGGATCACCTGCGCCAGCGGCACCGCCTGCGTGTCGCTTCGGACGATCGGGTCGGCTTCACCGGAGATTACCAGCGTCGGGACGTGGATCGTGCGGTAGCGCGGGCTCTGCGTCGCGAGCGCCGCCGACAGGCCGAGGAGATCCTGCACGTTGGCGAGCAGCGTCCCCGGCCGCAGAACCAGGTCGGCGCGCGCCAGATCCGGGTAGTCCGGGTTCGCCGCCTGGGGCTGGAACACCCGGCGCGCCGCCTCCGACAGGAAATGCTGCGCCAGAGGCGGTCCGATCGTGCGGCTGAGCAGCCAAGCCACCGGCGGCTTCACGGCGAGCTTCCAGTACCAGGGCAGGTCCGGCATCCGGTCCGGCATGGGCATTGCCACGGGGGCGGCGAGGGCCAGGGCGGAGACCCGTTCGGGGTGATCGAGGGCCAGGGCCAGGGCCAGGGAGCCGGCCCAGGAATGGCCGAACACGAGCGCCGGTCCGACGCCCATGCGCGCCAGCGCCTCGGCGATCAGCCGCGCCTGCACCGAGGGGGCGGCGGCCTCGGCACCGGCGATCCGGTCGCTCCATCCGAAGCCGGGCCGGTCGAACGCGATGACCCGGAAGCCCTGCGCGGCCAGCCGGCGGCCGATGCCCTCCATCGGGTCCGAGGCATTGGCCGAGGCGCCATGCAGGAGGACGACCGGCGGGCCGTCTGCCGGCCCGTCCTGGATCGTGGCGAGGCGGCCGCCGGTCACCGCCACGAACGGGCCTGCCGGGGGATGGGCAGAACCGACCCGGAGGCTGATCGCGAGGCTCGCCAACGCACCGACCGCGAGGACCAGTCCGGCGACCGCGAACGGCAGGGCCAGGATCGTGAGGAGAACGGCGAACACCCGGGTCACAGGTCGCGGCCGTCGACCTCCGGCGCGAGGCGGTCGATCGCCTCGCCGATCTTGTCCATCTGCGGGTAGAGGGCACGCGCCCGTCGGAAGGCCGCGAGCGCCCGCGCCTTGTCGTCGTTCGCCTCGTAGATCCGGCCCAGGGCCATCCAGGCCTCGAAATGGCGCGGCTCAAGTACCAGCGCCCGTTGCAAATCGGCGATGGCGTCGTCCTTGTCGGTCAGAAGCCAGAACACCGTCGCCCGTCGGTTCCAGCCCTCGGACCAGTTGGGCTCCAGGGCCGTCACCCGGTCCATCAACTCGGCGGCGAGGGCGAAATCGTGGGCGGTCACGGCCTGTCGGGCGCGGTCGGTGAGCAAGTCGGCGGTCGGACTGCCAGAGCCGGCGAGCCGCCGCTCGATCAGCCGGGCGATGCCCTTGGCCTCCGCGGGATCCTCGCTGGCGCGCAGCCGGGCGAACAGGTCGTCCAGGCTCGGCGGCTTCGGTGCCGGCTTCGCTTCGGGCGCCCCGCGGGCGGGCCGGTTCGTGTCCGCCGCCGCCAGTGCATTCGTCGCTCCCACGACGAGTGCCGGGAGACAGACGAGGGCGACGCGGAGGCGGAGCGGCATCATCGCGTCAGACTGGGCGCGGTCACTTCGCCCGTCAACGTGCGTTGGTGCCGCGCAAACGAAAGCAGCCGCGTCCCGGCTGGGCGCGGCTGCTTTCGATGCGACGAAGCTGGCTTGAGGCCGGCCGATTCGTCCTCAGCCCTGGCGGGCCTTGAAGCGCTTCTGGGTCTTGTTGATCACGTAGACCCGGCCCTTGCGGCGCACGAGCTGGTTGTCGCGGTGGCGGCCACGCAGGGACTTGAGGGAGTTGCGGATCTTCATGGGTCTCTCGAGCCCGGAGGGCCGTCCATCTGTAGGGTGTCGGGAACGTGGTCACGAGGCAGGACGCGCAGTCGCGTCCGGCGATCACGGCACACGCATCGCGGAATGGCGTCGCCTTATCAGGATTCGCCCCCGCTAGGCAAGGCGTCGCAGGGCGGGGAATCAGTGGATGCTGTCGAGGTTCGGCACCGGCGGCGCGCTCACGAGCTGCCGTCCGATCTCATGCAGCAGCGCCTCCAGCAGCGGCTTCAGCCGTTCGAAGCCCACCCGGGGCAGGCCGGCCTCCGCCGAAGAGAACAGGGCCAGCGCGAGTTCGGCCACCCGGTCGAGCCCCCCACCGAGGCGTCGGTCACGCTGAAGGCGGCCTCATCCAGGAATCCGTCGCGGCTGCTCTCGGTGACGTCGATGACGATCCCGCGCGCCTCGCTCACGACCCCATCTTCGTTCTGGCCGAAGCGGCCACGCGCCAGAACCCACCGGACGTCGCCCGGCTCCGGAACGGTCCGGTACTGCGCGATGTAGAGCCCGCCGTTGCGGCGAAGGTCATCGACCAATGTGCCGATGCGCCGCTGATCCTCCGGGTGGATCCGATCCAGGAACAGCGCGAAGGTCGCGCCACGGTCGCCGCGGGCCTGCGGGACGCCCAGCATCGACGCCGCGGCGGCGTCGCAGCGCAGGACGTCGTCCGCGATGTGCCATTCCCAGGTGCCGACATCCGACGCCGCCAGCGCCCGCGCCACGCTCGCGCTGCCGCGCCGCTTCGTCCGTGCGTCGACGGCCACGGGCTTGATCTCCGATCCTGGTCCAAGGTGCTGACCCGACAGGGCAAGCTTGGTCGACACAATACCGGCGCGTCGGCGACGGCACAACGCCGCGGCAGGCTGGTCTGTGGCAATCCGGCCCGTTCCTGTGGCAGCTCAGGCGCGCGCGTAACCTCCGGTCAGCTGTCCTTTGGCGAGCACGTGACCCTGCATCGCCGCGATCAGCGCACCACGGCCCGCTTCGTCGGCCAGATGAAGCGGCTGCCGCAGGGCATAGATCTGAAAGACGTAGTCGTGCCGTCCGTGCCCGCTCGGCGGATCCGGGGGCAGCCATTCGGGACGCAGGAAGCTGTTCCGGCCCAACCGGTGCGCGTCACCCGGGCGGCCGGGACTTGGCAATGCGCCTTCATCGAGGCCCGCGGGCTCGGGCGGAAGATCCCAGGCGATGAGGTGGACCAGCGGCTGCGGCGTGGGACTGCCGGCATCCTCGACGAGCACGACCAGGGCGGCGGTGCCGGGCGGCAGGCCGGTCCAGGCCAGCGGCGGGGAGACACCCGCGCCGTCAGCGGTGAACCGGGCCGGCATGTCCGCCCCATCGGCGAAGGCAGGACTCGTCGGCGTGAGCGT
This window of the Methylobacterium tardum genome carries:
- a CDS encoding aspartate-semialdehyde dehydrogenase produces the protein MGYKVAVVGATGNVGREMLDILAERAFPADEVVALASRRSQGQEVSYGDKTLKVKTLDTYDFSDTDICLMSAGGEASKEWSPRIGQQGCVVIDNSSAFRYDADVPLIVPEVNADAVVGFTKRNIIANPNCSTAQLVVALKPLHEAATIKRVVVSTYQSVSGAGKEAMDELFNQTRAVFTAGEIKQGGKFTKRIAFNVIPHIDVFMEDGYTKEEWKMVAETKKMLDPKIKLTATAVRVPVFIGHAESVNIEFEQPLSAEKATEILRAAPGVLVIDKRENGGYMTPHEAAGEDATYISRIREDATVENGLNFWCVSDNLRKGAALNAVQIAEVLINRKLLNRAKHAA
- a CDS encoding alkaline phosphatase family protein, with product MRRVILSCLVGLSLAGSAQAQPQARNVVLFIADGLRDGMVNAANAPTMDRLMRAGVRFTNTHSLFPTFTMPNATAMATGHMLGDTGQFGNTIYTAFPVPGAGESLTPFLESDPVLGDVDAHFAGNYLNEETILRAAHAQGLSTASIGKLGPSLVFDHTARSGQDSILVDDSTGRPGGIPLSEELRTRLGAAGLPTQAPTRGTNGQAGTAETPGTLSANVEQQSYFADVATKAVLPLFRERGKPFVLVFWSRDPDGTQHNQGDSLGRLVPGINGPTSLAAIRNVDTNLATLLAALKEQGLADSTDVILTSDHGFSTISKESATSFSATLAYKGVPKGQIPPGFLAIDLAHELGLGLFDPDAKGAVLAADAFPSRANGLIGTDPAKPDVVVAANGGSDLVYLPGGDKALARKVVEALTRQDYVSGLFVSAALGPIPGTLPLSAIALDGSALTPMPAIVVNFRSFSTGCSDPTTCGVEVSDTGLQQGQGMHGSFSRADTRNVMGAMGPSFRAGLASPVPASNADLGKTIAQLLGLTIPGKGQLVGRVLTEALANGSTPTFARAVLRSEPDAAGHITVLAYQTVGETRYFDAAGYPGRTLGPDIPALTAAAEAH
- a CDS encoding DUF2312 domain-containing protein, encoding MPTAAQRPGGDVSSAEGVAADELKQFIERLERLEEEKAGIMGDIKEVFAELKGRGFDAKAVRTILRIRKQDHSERQEQEAILELYMQALGMA
- a CDS encoding DUF1244 domain-containing protein is translated as MSEIDPQTQTELEAAVFRRLVAHLRNRTDVQNIDLMNLAGFCRNCLSNWLKDAADEKGVPLTKDASREAVYGMPYDAWKAQHQKEASAEQQAGFAAQQAKGH
- a CDS encoding glycerate kinase type-2 family protein; protein product: MTETVPPVADPAIQAQRALLEAILTAAIRAAHPDLALPPHLPAPSPGRLIILAAGKAAGSMSDVASRFYRQQHGLGEDRIVGLAVARHGYGQEAPGIHMVEAGHPVPDEAGIAATKEALRLATEAGPEDEVLVLLSGGGSANWIAPAGDLTLIEKQAITRAMLRSGAPIGEINTVRKHISRIKGGRLALAARNARRILTLAISDVPFDDPAVIASGPTVPDPSTLADARAICEKRGIPLPEEAVRLLNDPNNETPKAGDPAFARAEYRIIARPIDALNAAAEAARAAGYEPVMLGADLEGEARAVAAEHAVEAKRHKAAGRRVALISGGELTVTIRGEGNGGPNQEYAMALAVALDGEPGIFGISADTDGTDGGRGLATDPAGGLIDPTTLARAKAAGLDPAAMLEQNDSTAFFAALGDLVNPGPTRTNVNDCRIILVN
- a CDS encoding DUF1036 domain-containing protein, which codes for MSTTVASFSSIRRRVPAAQVLPALTACGLALLCATPARADLRLCNQTGSKVGISLGYRDPQGWVTEGWWDLAPKACETLLKGALAARFYYVFAVDYTRGGEWSGRSLMCTRDSEFTIRGNEDCLARGYDRNGFFEVDTGEQKSWTIQLTDPNRADPPAKP
- the pyk gene encoding pyruvate kinase, translated to MKRSRRTKIVATLGPASDSPEMIERLFRAGVDVFRLNMSHLPREKLPEKVEAIRTIEREAKRPIGILVDLQGPKLRLGTFAEGAAMIETGATFVLDGDTTPGDATRCHLPHPEILEALEPGHAILLGDGKLRLSVVETSENRAVTRVEVGGRISNRKGVSLPHTVIPVPAMTDKDRADLDAGLNAGADWIAVSFVQRPEDVAEVKKVCAGRALVMAKIEKPQALTRLDEILEISDGLMVARGDLGVEMPLEQVPGVQKRITRGARRYGKPVVVATQMLESMITAPVPTRAEVSDVATAVYEGADAVMLSAESASGAHPIGAVETMNRIAEQVERDQIYWSIIRAQSATPDETAADAIAAAAHQMVDALNLDAIMAWTNSGSTALRLSRERPNATVIALTPRRETARRLALAWGTHPIVTKDASDVDDMSFRAAKFAVREKFAAVGDRVIVVAGLPFGTPGATNLVRLTFITREHAEKA
- a CDS encoding alpha/beta fold hydrolase, producing MTRVFAVLLTILALPFAVAGLVLAVGALASLAISLRVGSAHPPAGPFVAVTGGRLATIQDGPADGPPVVLLHGASANASDPMEGIGRRLAAQGFRVIAFDRPGFGWSDRIAGAEAAAPSVQARLIAEALARMGVGPALVFGHSWAGSLALALALDHPERVSALALAAPVAMPMPDRMPDLPWYWKLAVKPPVAWLLSRTIGPPLAQHFLSEAARRVFQPQAANPDYPDLARADLVLRPGTLLANVQDLLGLSAALATQSPRYRTIHVPTLVISGEADPIVRSDTQAVPLAQVIPGARLVLLPGVGHMLQYVAAERVTEEIVRLSGEVKKSVSAMPAATR
- a CDS encoding tetratricopeptide repeat protein, whose translation is MMPLRLRVALVCLPALVVGATNALAAADTNRPARGAPEAKPAPKPPSLDDLFARLRASEDPAEAKGIARLIERRLAGSGSPTADLLTDRARQAVTAHDFALAAELMDRVTALEPNWSEGWNRRATVFWLLTDKDDAIADLQRALVLEPRHFEAWMALGRIYEANDDKARALAAFRRARALYPQMDKIGEAIDRLAPEVDGRDL
- the ykgO gene encoding type B 50S ribosomal protein L36, with the translated sequence MKIRNSLKSLRGRHRDNQLVRRKGRVYVINKTQKRFKARQG
- a CDS encoding PAS domain-containing protein, whose translation is MAVDARTKRRGSASVARALAASDVGTWEWHIADDVLRCDAAAASMLGVPQARGDRGATFALFLDRIHPEDQRRIGTLVDDLRRNGGLYIAQYRTVPEPGDVRWVLARGRFGQNEDGVVSEARGIVIDVTESSRDGFLDEAAFSVTDASVGGSTGWPNSRWPCSLRRRPACPGWASNG
- a CDS encoding YbhB/YbcL family Raf kinase inhibitor-like protein — translated: MLEKIPSVIGGALSGLKAGREKTASHAAFADVPETLTPTSPAFADGADMPARFTADGAGVSPPLAWTGLPPGTAALVVLVEDAGSPTPQPLVHLIAWDLPPEPAGLDEGALPSPGRPGDAHRLGRNSFLRPEWLPPDPPSGHGRHDYVFQIYALRQPLHLADEAGRGALIAAMQGHVLAKGQLTGGYARA